The following is a genomic window from Alkaliphilus sp. B6464.
GAGCCTTAATAATATCTGTAATGTCCTTACCCATCTTGCTTCCATATAAATTATAGGAAATTTTTTCAGCTTCCTCTGTAGACATATCTTTTTTTATACCTAAAAATCGTAAAAGTGAAAAAGGCCGCTTTTCTCCCTGTACATTTTGCATTTCCTGTAGCACTTTTTGAAGTGACTCCTTTTCAAAATCTACATCCTTATCTTTAAGCTTAATAACAGTGTCATAATCTAGCTTTTCGCTTATACTCCCCAGCTGCTCCTTTGCAGACATGAAGGATAATATATTTTCTTTTGTAATATCTACACCATGGTTATCTAAAGTTTTTACAGCCCAAATACTCTCTTCCTTTTTAGAAATACCTAATGAGCTTAAAATATAATCGTATTTACTTTGGGAGTTTTTGATAGACTGTGTCTCTACCACATTAACCATTTGTGACTTTACTATATCTTTTCTATCTATTACTACAGTATCTCCTATCTCTGCCTTTAATGGCTTATTTAGAGTAATCTCTAATGCTTTTTGGTCTCCGATACTAAGCTTTATTCTATTTTCATTTATCTCCAGCAAGGTTCCTTTTATTTTAGAATTGCTGGGTGTTTTCATATATGAATTGATCACATTGCTATATACACCTTTTCTCCATATATTATTATTCATCAAAAGTTTCACCCTCAATCTATATTTACTTCTTCTCTCAAATAGTTATCGACATTTAATCAGATTTTCTTTAATTTCTATAATTATATATCCAATGTTACAGCCCTAATGTATTTCACTTATTTTGCCGATAGTATATAATAGAAGGTATAAAGGAAGGTGTTTTGAGAATGGATTCTATTAAAGGCATTGGTCCTGTAGAAATGGGAAATATAGTTAATACTTCAAATAAAAGATCCGAGGTCCGTAACAGTCAATTTGTCGAAAAGTTTCAAAATATAAAATCAGAGCAAGTAAGAGATCATTTGGAAAAGTTATTTACTCAAATTACAGCCCAATCAGAAAAGATAAATGAAAAACTCCATCTAAGTGAAGTGATACGATATAAAGGTCTAGTTAAGGAATTTTTAGATGTGGCGGTAAAAAACTCCCATCAATTTTCTAAACAAAATTTTCTCGATAGACGTGGAAGACATAGAGTTTATTCTGTAGTTAAAAATGTTGATAGAGAGCTAGAAGCTATAACTAAGGAGTTTTTAAACAAGGAAGTTGATCGTCTGTCTATTGTTAAACGCCTAGACGATATTCGTGGTATGCTACTTGATGTCTTTATGTAAAAAATTTAGTCCCTTAACTCAAAGGAGTTAAGGGACTTTTTATTTCTATTTTATTCAACTATTTTTTCTTCATATTCTAGAATATTATCTTCTACAATATACTCATCTGCTATTTCATCGTATTTATCGGCTTCAACTGTTTCTGTACATGCTACTTCCAAATCTACTTCCTTATATTCACCCTCTAAATCCTGTATTACTTCTTTATTGTTAGTTGTAATAGAATCTGCTAATATTTCTTCCTCCTGAATATCGTATGCAAAATCATTATCAGTATTTAAATTATCCTGTTCACATTCTATAACTAATTGACTATCTTCATCCGCTAAATAAGTCATAGATACTTCATCTTCTATACCACTTATTTTAAACCTGTTTACAAGCCCTTTTAGTCCTTGGGCCATTTGACTTAATGTATCTGCAGATGTATTCATATGTTGGATAACGGAAGTTTGCTCCTCTGTGCTTGCAAGTATCTCCTCAGCACCTGCTGCTGTAGCCTGAGCCACGCCAGATACTTCTGTTATTGTATTTTCTACAATAGCAACACCCTGGAATATTTTATCTATATTGGCAGATAGACTTCTCATGGCCTCTGCGGACTCATTAGTTTTTTCAACAATTTCATTAAAAGATATTGCAGCTTTATCCGTAACAAGGTTACCTTGCTTTACTCCTTCAGCACCTTGATCTATAACTTCTACAGCTTTTCTTGTTTCTACTTGAATATTATTAATTAAGGATATAATTTCACTAGATGCATCTTTAGATTGCTCTGCCAGTTTTCTAACTTCATCAGCCACAACGGCAAATCCTCTGCCGTGTTCTCCAGCTCTAGCCGCCTCTATAGCTGCATTTAAAGCTAATAAATTTGTTTGCTCTGCTATTTGGGTAATAAGCTGACCTGCCATTCCAATATTTTGAGTATGCTTATCTAAATTTCGTATTAAAGTTGCAGTCGTGCTAGATGCAGTAGTAATATTAACCATCATATCCTGTATATTTTTTATATTTTCAGCACCATTTTGTGCTAAACTAGAAGCCGCCTCCGAAGCCTTAACTACCACATTATATCGCGCAGTCATTTCATCAATCTCATTCACCATATTGCTAATAGCTGTAGCTGTGCCTTCAACACTATTCATCTGATGGGTAGTATCTGATGCCATACTTTCTATAGCTTGAGAAACTTCCATAGAAGCCTTAGAACTTACTTCAATATTATCATTTAAATCTACAATAAAGCTATTTACTTCATCTGTAGTTCTATTTATTTCACTTAAAATATCCCCTATAGAAATGGTCATTTCGTTAAAAGCTTCCTGCAGTTGACCTATTTCATTATCTATGGTCACATCAATACGTTCTGTTAGATCTCCATCTTTTATTTTCATAGCACTATCTACTAATTTTGTAATAGGACGTGTAAATACTGTAGAAAAGATATATGTAACAATCAATGATAAAACTAAAAGTATAGTTGCAATTATTAAGCTTCTTTTTAAAGACACTCTTGTTTGACCAAGTATTTCATCTTCATTTTGCTCTACTATAACTATCCAATTATTTGTTCTTACTTTAGATCCAGTGATTAGGCTCTTTTCTAATTGATTATTTACTCCATATACTACATCATCTTCTGATTTTCCCACCTTTTTCACATCTTCTGAATTTCCATAGAAAACATTATATCGTCCTAAAACATATTCTGTAGTCAGCCTATGTCCAACAACATATCCATTTTCATCTATGGCATAAGCATAACCATCCTCACCAATTGTAGCATTCTTTACAAGCTCATTTATTTGGTTCATACCTACCATAACAGCCAGCACCCCTGCCCTTGCGCTAAACTTATTACTAATAGGAACACTGATCATCATACCAACCTGACTACCTTTATCAGCTTTAATAGATTGGCTAATAAATAGCTTGCCACTCTTAGCATTTTTAAACCAGTCCATTTCAGATACATTTTCATCTTTACTACCTAGATTGCTAACAATAACGTTTCCATTTAAATCTATGTATTGAAATCCGATAAAATCCTTATTTTGATAAGCATATCTTTTAAAAACATCTTCCATTTCATAGCGATCCA
Proteins encoded in this region:
- a CDS encoding YaaR family protein, with protein sequence MDSIKGIGPVEMGNIVNTSNKRSEVRNSQFVEKFQNIKSEQVRDHLEKLFTQITAQSEKINEKLHLSEVIRYKGLVKEFLDVAVKNSHQFSKQNFLDRRGRHRVYSVVKNVDRELEAITKEFLNKEVDRLSIVKRLDDIRGMLLDVFM
- a CDS encoding methyl-accepting chemotaxis protein, coding for MKRIVSKRSKKYAENLVNNNSGKDKKRKSIKTKLMSIVFLLLLIPILSNTIIAYYIDSRDIKTRAEETNKNIGDSIATQIDIYIQSVMNTMQLLASTNDFTEMDRYEMEDVFKRYAYQNKDFIGFQYIDLNGNVIVSNLGSKDENVSEMDWFKNAKSGKLFISQSIKADKGSQVGMMISVPISNKFSARAGVLAVMVGMNQINELVKNATIGEDGYAYAIDENGYVVGHRLTTEYVLGRYNVFYGNSEDVKKVGKSEDDVVYGVNNQLEKSLITGSKVRTNNWIVIVEQNEDEILGQTRVSLKRSLIIATILLVLSLIVTYIFSTVFTRPITKLVDSAMKIKDGDLTERIDVTIDNEIGQLQEAFNEMTISIGDILSEINRTTDEVNSFIVDLNDNIEVSSKASMEVSQAIESMASDTTHQMNSVEGTATAISNMVNEIDEMTARYNVVVKASEAASSLAQNGAENIKNIQDMMVNITTASSTTATLIRNLDKHTQNIGMAGQLITQIAEQTNLLALNAAIEAARAGEHGRGFAVVADEVRKLAEQSKDASSEIISLINNIQVETRKAVEVIDQGAEGVKQGNLVTDKAAISFNEIVEKTNESAEAMRSLSANIDKIFQGVAIVENTITEVSGVAQATAAGAEEILASTEEQTSVIQHMNTSADTLSQMAQGLKGLVNRFKISGIEDEVSMTYLADEDSQLVIECEQDNLNTDNDFAYDIQEEEILADSITTNNKEVIQDLEGEYKEVDLEVACTETVEADKYDEIADEYIVEDNILEYEEKIVE